In Methylosinus sp. PW1, the sequence TCCGCCCAGAGCAGATGATTGAGCGTGCCGTGGATCGATTTGAAAAAGGCCCCGCGATCGGCGCGCCGCGCTTCGTCGGAGAGCGTATCGGCCGCAGCAAAGAGGCTCTCATTCTGCCAGGCGTTGTAGCGCGCCATTTTCTGCGCGAAGGCGGGAGTGATCATTCTGTCGGGTCCTTGTCGTCGCTCGGCTCTGGCCCGGGCTCGAATTCCCCAGGCCAGAGACGCGCGCCGTGGAATATCGCGAGAATTTCCACCACCTCGGCGCGCACCCTATAGGGCGCCAGAAACGGCGTCCCGGCGATCACCAGCTCTCTGGTTTGCGGAACGCGGCCCGGCCGTCCGAGGCTGGGTTGCTGTGCGAGCGCATCGACGCGCTCGCAAATCCGAGCAATGAGCTTCGCGGCGGCGGCGGGATTGTCGCGCGAAACATAGTCGCCGATCTGCTCGAGATCGCGAAGCGCCGGCCTCGTCCAGAGCACCTTCATGACGGCGAGAGGAACTTCCTTCGCACTCGCGCCACTTCCTCGTCCGAGGCGAAATCGCCTTTGTCGGCGGCGGCGAGGCCTTCTATGATCTTTTCCAGCAGCCGAGCGTCGGACGCCACGAAATCTTCGACCGCGCGGGCGACGATCTCGTCACGAGAGCGCGAGGTCTTGCGCGCCATCTCGTCCAGAGCCGCGAGCGTCGGCTCGTCGAGCCGGACGGTGACTGAAGCGGTCATGAGAGCCAAGTCCTGACTGCGCTGGGTTTTCGGCGCAGAGCCTAGACGAAAGAGTCGCTCGCTTCAACGCTCCGTCGCTCGACACGCTCATCCATTTGACCCAGCGGCGGGGGGCGCCTACAACCGGCGCTCGGTATAAATTTGATCGGCGCTCCATGTCCCACAACAGCTTCGGCCATCTCTTCCGCATTACCACTTTCGGCGAGAGCCATGGGCCGGCGCTCGGCGTCGTCGTCGACGGCTGCCCGCCGGGGCTGGAACTGACAGAGGCCGAGATTCAGCTCTTTCTCGACAAGCGTCGTCCCGGCCAGTCGCGCTTCACCACGCAGCGGCAGGAGCCCGATGCGGTGAAGATTCTCTCCGGCGTCTTCGCCGATTCCGCCGGCCGGCAAGTGACGACCGGGACGCCGATCGCGCTGCTGATCGAGAACACCGACCAGCGCTCCAAGGATTATGGCGATATCGCCGAGAAATACCGGCCGGGCCACGCCGATTACGCCTATGACGCGAAATATGGAATTCGCGACTATCGCGGCGGCGGGCGCTCCTCGGCGCGCGAGACCGCGGCGCGCGTCGCCGCCGGCGCTGTGGCGCGCAAAGTGCTCGCCGGCGTCGCCATACGCGGCGCTCTGGTGCAGATCGGCCCGCATAAAATCGACCGCGCCCGCTTCGACTGGGCGGAGGTGGAGAAGAACCAGCTGTTCTGCCCGGACGCCCAGACGGCGAAGCTCTGGGCCGATTATCTCGACGGCGTGCGCAAATCGGGCTCCTCCATCGGCGCGGTGATCGAAGTGGTGGCGGAGGGCGTTCCCGCCGGCTGGGGCGCGCCCATCTATGGCAAGGTCGACTCCGATCTCGCCAGCGCCTTCATGTCCATCAACGCCGTCAAGGGGGTGGAGATCGGCGCCGGCTTCGCCGCGGCCGAGCTCTCCGGCGAGGCCAACGCCGATGAGATGCGCGTTGGGCCGGACGGCAAGCCCGAGTTTCTCTCCAATCAGGCCGGCGGCGTGCTCGGCGGCATATCGACCGGCCAGCCGATCGTCGCGCGTTTCGCGGTCAAGCCGACCTCATCCATTCTGACGCCGCGCCGCACCATCGACCGCAACGGCCAGGAGACGGAGATCGTCACCAAGGGCCGCCACGACCCTTGCGTCGGCATTCGCGCCGTACCGGTGGGCGAGGCGATGATGGCGATTGTGCTGGCCGACCATTTCCTGCGGCACAGGGGGCAAGTGGGCGGCTGAGCCGATGGTCGGACGAGCGCCGGCGTCATCCACCTTCACCCGTCGGCAGGCGCTTGCGTTAACGGCGGGATTGGCGCTGTCGCCCGATTTCGTTGCGGCGAGCGGCCTCCAGCCCACGACCCTCCTCGTCACCCACGCTTCCGGCCTCGCGCATGAGGTCGGCGCAGGCCGTCCCGATCAGCCGCAGCGCCTTCGCGCCATCGCCGCCGCTCTCGAGGGCGACGCTTTCGCCGCGCTGCGCCGCGCCGAGGCGCCGGCCGCCTCGCGTGAGGCGATCCTCGCCGTTCACGCGCTCTCTCTGCTCGAGCGTCTCGAGAAAGCCGCGCCGCAAAGCGGGCTCGCGATGCTCGGCCCCGATATCGTCATGAGCGCGGGCTCGCTCGAGGCCGCGCTGCATGCCGCCGGCGGCGCGACCTTCGCCGTCGACGCGGTGTTGCGTAAGGCCGCCCGCAATGCTTTCGTCGCCATGCGGCCGCCCGGCCATCATGCGACGCGCGAGAGCGCCATGGGCTTCTGCTTCTTCAACAACGCCGCCATCGCGGCGCGCCACGCCATCGCCGCCCATGGCGTGGAGCGCATCGCCATCGTCGATTTCGACGTGCATCACGGCAATGGATTGCAGGAGATTTTCTGGGCGCAGAAAAACGTCCTCTATTGCTCCTCGCACCAGTCGCCGCATTATCCCTTCACCGGCGCCGCGAGCGAGCGCGGCGCCTATGACAACATCGTCAATGTCCCGCTCGCCAAAGGCTCCGGCGGCGAGCAATTCGCGCAAGCTTGGACGCAGGCGATTCTCCCGCGCCTCGACGATTTTGCGCCGGACATCCTCCTCATTTGCGCCGGTTTCGACGGGCATTTGCACGATCCTCTCGGCGGCTTGCGCCTGCAAAGACAGGACTTCGCCGAGCTTACGCTGCGCCTCGCAGAGATCGCCGCGCGCCGCTGTGACGGGCGCATCGTCTCATTGCTCGAGGGCGGCTATCGGCCGGACGACCTCGCCGCCTGCGTCGCCGCTCATGTCGGCGCGCTGATGGGGGCGTGAGAATTCCGTCCCCGCCCGGCGCGTGCGTGGGCGCACATCCGAAAGAAGCGAGATCATGGCATCTCTGCGCATAGAGACGCCGTGCAACAATTGCGATGGGAGAGGACAATGGACTTCGGCAGGAGCGAATGGAGCGAGGCTCGCGCGCATATGATCGGCAAGCGCGCGCTCATCGGTCTCACCCGCGTGACGCCGCACGGCAAGGTGCTGCGCCAAATGTTCGGCACGATCGCCGCGATCGACGGAACCGGCGTCCACATAGAGCTCGAGGGCAAGGACGCCGGCCGCAAGGTTCGCCTGCCGCCGGACCTCGGCCGCTTCCGCGTCGCCGGCCCCGGCGATTATCTTCTGTGGGAGACGGGCGAGATTCTCGCGGACCCGGATTTCGTCGGCGCCTTCACGGTCAACGAAGCGGCGTAGATCATCGCGTCCGCTCGACGACGCCGA encodes:
- a CDS encoding type II toxin-antitoxin system RelE/ParE family toxin → MKVLWTRPALRDLEQIGDYVSRDNPAAAAKLIARICERVDALAQQPSLGRPGRVPQTRELVIAGTPFLAPYRVRAEVVEILAIFHGARLWPGEFEPGPEPSDDKDPTE
- a CDS encoding CopG family ribbon-helix-helix protein; the protein is MTASVTVRLDEPTLAALDEMARKTSRSRDEIVARAVEDFVASDARLLEKIIEGLAAADKGDFASDEEVARVRRKFLSPS
- the aroC gene encoding chorismate synthase; its protein translation is MSHNSFGHLFRITTFGESHGPALGVVVDGCPPGLELTEAEIQLFLDKRRPGQSRFTTQRQEPDAVKILSGVFADSAGRQVTTGTPIALLIENTDQRSKDYGDIAEKYRPGHADYAYDAKYGIRDYRGGGRSSARETAARVAAGAVARKVLAGVAIRGALVQIGPHKIDRARFDWAEVEKNQLFCPDAQTAKLWADYLDGVRKSGSSIGAVIEVVAEGVPAGWGAPIYGKVDSDLASAFMSINAVKGVEIGAGFAAAELSGEANADEMRVGPDGKPEFLSNQAGGVLGGISTGQPIVARFAVKPTSSILTPRRTIDRNGQETEIVTKGRHDPCVGIRAVPVGEAMMAIVLADHFLRHRGQVGG
- a CDS encoding histone deacetylase family protein gives rise to the protein MVGRAPASSTFTRRQALALTAGLALSPDFVAASGLQPTTLLVTHASGLAHEVGAGRPDQPQRLRAIAAALEGDAFAALRRAEAPAASREAILAVHALSLLERLEKAAPQSGLAMLGPDIVMSAGSLEAALHAAGGATFAVDAVLRKAARNAFVAMRPPGHHATRESAMGFCFFNNAAIAARHAIAAHGVERIAIVDFDVHHGNGLQEIFWAQKNVLYCSSHQSPHYPFTGAASERGAYDNIVNVPLAKGSGGEQFAQAWTQAILPRLDDFAPDILLICAGFDGHLHDPLGGLRLQRQDFAELTLRLAEIAARRCDGRIVSLLEGGYRPDDLAACVAAHVGALMGA